One Salmo salar chromosome ssa01, Ssal_v3.1, whole genome shotgun sequence DNA window includes the following coding sequences:
- the LOC106568484 gene encoding inactive carboxypeptidase-like protein X2 isoform X3, producing the protein MRGALLGLSVSLALCCCVLGWDGGVEGQDSAGVQTQVRQAGPMEHGREWEEEREDVMMDDPGTQVEEIKPKKKKSIEEVEAARAKKATEKEAKAKKQKANKAPKAPKPTKKPKATKAPKKPKATKAPKATKAPKVTKPKATKASKTTEWKEEGMKPVTRRPSQEEEEEKLLIELGRDRLDSRPSGPTPPSAGSKTLTEHVQDYWDTKLDRERTTTEVIMYVPVAAKKLEEEAEKAHKEKEEKVKRLRKKWEEEEEERLRQIPVHAEPKKCPPLGLESHRVDDDQLLASSQSHQGFSAQRGRLNMQSSGDEEGVYGGAWCAEPEEKNHWFEVDARREVEFTGVIVQGRNSDTAEDFVSTFYVSFSNDSRDWTVLHDGYAEWLFYGNVDRDSPVMVQFDWPTVARYIRILPQSWNGSLCLRVEVMACQLTSSFRSENEVNPTDNLDFRHHNYKDMRQMMKVINEECPNITRIYNIGKSSAGLKMYAMEISDNPGEHQTGEPEFRYTAGLHGNEALGRELLLLLMQFMCKEYNDNNPRVRRLVAGVRIHLVPSLNPDAYELAYEMGSEMGNWGLGHWTEEGYDIFQNFPDLNSVLWGAEDRGWVPRIVPNHHIPLPENFLNGSVALETKAIINWMERTPFVLGANLQGGEKVVAYPFDMQRPPKATGTLGSRRESNHEMNEETWARMQRQNGDALRETSDDTMFRWLAMSYAHSHLTMTETQRGSCHTDDISGGQGIINRASWKPVVGSMNDFSYLHTNCFELSVFLGCDKFPHESELPLEWENNREALLSFIEQVHRGIKGIVRDMEGKPLANATISVEGIKHDVKTAAAGDYWRLLNPGEYRVTARVDGHTLQTRLCIVGYDSGATPCSFTLAKSNWDRIKQIMVLHGKRPIRLVTKAPPRAGSDISGGSVGSVDTTKTGASGRMGGNSANSHNAERLRRLRLMRLRKMHQQRLRDNLSTTTTVATTTTTSAPTTTAELETESTTSWYDSWFPVESSYTEPTPAEVLTEIQESEPTQDYTFEYKFDDY; encoded by the exons ATGAGGGGGGCATTGTTGGGTTTGTCGGTGTCTCTGGCCCTGTGTTGCTGTGTTCTTGGCTGggatggaggtgtagagggacAGGACTCCGCAGGTGTCCAGACACAGGTGAGACAGGCTGGACCTATGGAAcatgggagagagtgggaggaagagagagaggacgtTATGATGGACGACCCTGGCACGCAGGTGGAGGAGAtcaaaccaaagaagaagaaatCCATAGAGGAGGTGGAGGCAG CCAGGGCAAAGAAAGCCACAGAGAAGGAGGCCAAAGCCAAGAAGCAGAAAGCCAACAAGGCGCCCAAAGCCCCGAAACCCACTAAAAAACCCAAAGCCACCAAGGCACCCAAGAAGCCCAAGGCCACCAAGGCACCTAAAGCCACCAAGGCACCTAAGGTCACAAAGCCCAAAGCTACCAAGGCCTCCAAGACAACAGAATGGAAGGAGGAGGGGATGAAGCCGGTGACCAGAAGACCCagtcaggaagaggaggaggagaaactcCTGATTGAGCTGGGCCGGGACAGAc TAGACAGCAGACCCTCGGGACCCACACCTCCCTCTGCTGGCTCCAAGACCCTGACAGAGCATGTTCAAGATTACTGGGACACCAAGC tggacagagagaggaccaCCACTGAGGTCATCATGTATGTACCAG tggcaGCTAAAAAACtcgaggaggaggcagagaaagcTCACAAGGAGAAGGAGGAAAAAG TGAAGCGGCTGAGGAAGaagtgggaggaggaagaggaggagaggctgaggcagATCCCGGTACATGCCGAACCCAAGA AATGCCCTCCTCTAGGTCTGGAGTCCCATCGTGTTGACGATGACCAACTGCTGGCCTCTTCTCAGTCTCACCAAGGCTTCTCTGCTCAGCGGGGCAGGCTCAACATGCAG AGCTCCGGAGATGAGGAGGGTGTGTACGGGGGTGCGTGGTGTGCTGAGCCAGAGGAGAAGAACCACTGGTTTGAGGTGGACGCTCGCAGAGAGGTGGAGTTCACTGGAGTCATCGTACAGGGCAGGAACTCAGACACAGC gGAAGATTTTGTGTCCACGTTCTACGTGTCCTTCAGTAATGACAGTCGTGATTGGACGGTGCTCCATGACGGCTATGCTGAGTGG ttGTTCTATGGGAATGTGGATAGGGACTCTCCAGTGATGGTGCAGTTTGACTGGCCAACCGTGGCACGTTACATCCGTATCCTTCCCCAGAGCTGGAACGGCAGCCTGTGTCTCAGAGTTGAGGTCATGGCCTGCCAACTGACCA GCAGCTTCCGTAGTGAGAATGAGGTCAACCCCACAGACAACCTGGATTTCAGACACCACAACTATAAGGACATGAGACAG ATGATGAAGGTGATAAATGAGGAGTGTCCTAACATCACTAGGATCTATAACATTGGGAAGAGCTCTGCAGGCCTGAAGATGTATGCCATGGAGATCTCTGACAACCCCGGGGAACAccagacag GTGAGCCGGAGTTCCGCTACACGGCGGGTCTCCATGGTAATGAGGCACTGGGGCGGGAGCTGCTCCTCCTGCTGATGCAGTTCATGTGTAAGGAGTATAATGACAACAACCCTAGAGTGCGCCGCCTGGTGGCGGGAGTGAGAATACACCTGGTTCCCTCACTCAACCCAGACGCCTACGAACTGGCCTACGAGATG GGCTCTGAGATGGGGAACTGGGGTCTGGGCCACTGGACTGAGGAGGGATACGATATCTTCCAGAACTTCCCAGACCTCAACAGTGTTCTATggggggcagaggacagaggctgGGTCCCACGCATTGTACCTAATCACCACATCCCACTCCCAGAGAACTTCCTCAATGGCTCG gttGCCCTGGAAACCAAAGCCATTATTAACTGGATGGAGCGGACCCCATTTGTGTTGGGAGCCAATTTGCAGGGTGGAGAGAAAGTGGTGGCGTACCCGTTTGACATGCAGCGACCTCCAAAGGCTACAGGG ACTTTGGGGTCGCGGCGTGAGTCGAACCATGAGATGAATGAGGAAACGTGGGCCCGGATGCAGCGTCAGAACGGGGACGCGCTACGGGAGACGTCTGACGACACCATGTTCCGCTGGCTGGCCATGTCGTACGCCCACAGCCACCTAACCATGACGGAGACCCAGCGGGGCTCCTGCCACACAGACGACATCTCTGGGGGACAGGGCATCATCAACAGGGCCAGCTGGAAACCTGTGGTGGGAA GTATGAATGACTTCAGCTACCTGCACACTAACTGCTTTGAGCTGTCTGTCTTCCTGGGCTGTGACAAGTTTCCTCATGAGAGTGAGCTGCCTCTGGAGTGGGAGAACAACCGGGAGGCACTACTGTCCTTCATAGAACAG GTGCATCGTGGGATAAAGGGCATAGTGAGGGACATGGAGGGTAAACCCCTGGCCAACGCCACCATTTCTGTGGAGGGCATCAAGCACGATGTCAAGACTG CTGCCGCTGGTGACTACTGGCGGTTGTTGAACCCCGGGGAGTACCGTGTGACGGCTCGCGTTGACGGCCACACGCTCCAGACCCGGCTGTGCATTGTGGGCTACGACTCCGGGGCCACCCCCTGTAGCTTCACCCTGGCCAAGTCCAACTGGGACCGAATTAAGCAGATTATGGTCCTCCACGGCAAGAGGCCCATTCGGCTTGTTACCAAAGCACCCCCCCGGGCAGGAAGTGACATCAGCGGTGGGTCAGTTGGCAGCGTAGACACAACAAAGACGGGCGCCAGTGGCAGGATGGGCGGTAATTCGGCCAACTCCCATAATGCAGAGCGTCTCCGGCGGTTACGGCTGATGCGCCTACGCAAGATGCACCAGCAGAGACTCAGGGATAACCTCTCCACCACCACGACCGTTGCCACGACGACCACCACGTCGGCCCCCACAACGACGGCGGAGCTGGAGACAGAGAGCACTACTTCCTGGTATGACTCGTGGTTCCCTGTGGAGAGTTCGTACACAGAGCCCACACCTGCCGAGGTCCTCACAGAGATCCAGGAGTCAGAGCCTACACAGGACTACACCTTTGAGTACAAGTTCGATGATTACTAA
- the LOC106568484 gene encoding inactive carboxypeptidase-like protein X2 isoform X5 translates to MKPVTRRPSQEEEEEKLLIELGRDRLDSRPSGPTPPSAGSKTLTEHVQDYWDTKLDRERTTTEVIMYVPEGTTVPWYEEYDYADLAAKKLEEEAEKAHKEKEEKVKRLRKKWEEEEEERLRQIPVHAEPKKCPPLGLESHRVDDDQLLASSQSHQGFSAQRGRLNMQSSGDEEGVYGGAWCAEPEEKNHWFEVDARREVEFTGVIVQGRNSDTAEDFVSTFYVSFSNDSRDWTVLHDGYAEWLFYGNVDRDSPVMVQFDWPTVARYIRILPQSWNGSLCLRVEVMACQLTSSFRSENEVNPTDNLDFRHHNYKDMRQMMKVINEECPNITRIYNIGKSSAGLKMYAMEISDNPGEHQTGEPEFRYTAGLHGNEALGRELLLLLMQFMCKEYNDNNPRVRRLVAGVRIHLVPSLNPDAYELAYEMGSEMGNWGLGHWTEEGYDIFQNFPDLNSVLWGAEDRGWVPRIVPNHHIPLPENFLNGSVALETKAIINWMERTPFVLGANLQGGEKVVAYPFDMQRPPKATGTLGSRRESNHEMNEETWARMQRQNGDALRETSDDTMFRWLAMSYAHSHLTMTETQRGSCHTDDISGGQGIINRASWKPVVGSMNDFSYLHTNCFELSVFLGCDKFPHESELPLEWENNREALLSFIEQVHRGIKGIVRDMEGKPLANATISVEGIKHDVKTAAAGDYWRLLNPGEYRVTARVDGHTLQTRLCIVGYDSGATPCSFTLAKSNWDRIKQIMVLHGKRPIRLVTKAPPRAGSDISGGSVGSVDTTKTGASGRMGGNSANSHNAERLRRLRLMRLRKMHQQRLRDNLSTTTTVATTTTTSAPTTTAELETESTTSWYDSWFPVESSYTEPTPAEVLTEIQESEPTQDYTFEYKFDDY, encoded by the exons ATGAAGCCGGTGACCAGAAGACCCagtcaggaagaggaggaggagaaactcCTGATTGAGCTGGGCCGGGACAGAc TAGACAGCAGACCCTCGGGACCCACACCTCCCTCTGCTGGCTCCAAGACCCTGACAGAGCATGTTCAAGATTACTGGGACACCAAGC tggacagagagaggaccaCCACTGAGGTCATCATGTATGTACCAG AGGGAACCACAGTGCCCTGGTACGAAGAGTATGATTATGCAGACT tggcaGCTAAAAAACtcgaggaggaggcagagaaagcTCACAAGGAGAAGGAGGAAAAAG TGAAGCGGCTGAGGAAGaagtgggaggaggaagaggaggagaggctgaggcagATCCCGGTACATGCCGAACCCAAGA AATGCCCTCCTCTAGGTCTGGAGTCCCATCGTGTTGACGATGACCAACTGCTGGCCTCTTCTCAGTCTCACCAAGGCTTCTCTGCTCAGCGGGGCAGGCTCAACATGCAG AGCTCCGGAGATGAGGAGGGTGTGTACGGGGGTGCGTGGTGTGCTGAGCCAGAGGAGAAGAACCACTGGTTTGAGGTGGACGCTCGCAGAGAGGTGGAGTTCACTGGAGTCATCGTACAGGGCAGGAACTCAGACACAGC gGAAGATTTTGTGTCCACGTTCTACGTGTCCTTCAGTAATGACAGTCGTGATTGGACGGTGCTCCATGACGGCTATGCTGAGTGG ttGTTCTATGGGAATGTGGATAGGGACTCTCCAGTGATGGTGCAGTTTGACTGGCCAACCGTGGCACGTTACATCCGTATCCTTCCCCAGAGCTGGAACGGCAGCCTGTGTCTCAGAGTTGAGGTCATGGCCTGCCAACTGACCA GCAGCTTCCGTAGTGAGAATGAGGTCAACCCCACAGACAACCTGGATTTCAGACACCACAACTATAAGGACATGAGACAG ATGATGAAGGTGATAAATGAGGAGTGTCCTAACATCACTAGGATCTATAACATTGGGAAGAGCTCTGCAGGCCTGAAGATGTATGCCATGGAGATCTCTGACAACCCCGGGGAACAccagacag GTGAGCCGGAGTTCCGCTACACGGCGGGTCTCCATGGTAATGAGGCACTGGGGCGGGAGCTGCTCCTCCTGCTGATGCAGTTCATGTGTAAGGAGTATAATGACAACAACCCTAGAGTGCGCCGCCTGGTGGCGGGAGTGAGAATACACCTGGTTCCCTCACTCAACCCAGACGCCTACGAACTGGCCTACGAGATG GGCTCTGAGATGGGGAACTGGGGTCTGGGCCACTGGACTGAGGAGGGATACGATATCTTCCAGAACTTCCCAGACCTCAACAGTGTTCTATggggggcagaggacagaggctgGGTCCCACGCATTGTACCTAATCACCACATCCCACTCCCAGAGAACTTCCTCAATGGCTCG gttGCCCTGGAAACCAAAGCCATTATTAACTGGATGGAGCGGACCCCATTTGTGTTGGGAGCCAATTTGCAGGGTGGAGAGAAAGTGGTGGCGTACCCGTTTGACATGCAGCGACCTCCAAAGGCTACAGGG ACTTTGGGGTCGCGGCGTGAGTCGAACCATGAGATGAATGAGGAAACGTGGGCCCGGATGCAGCGTCAGAACGGGGACGCGCTACGGGAGACGTCTGACGACACCATGTTCCGCTGGCTGGCCATGTCGTACGCCCACAGCCACCTAACCATGACGGAGACCCAGCGGGGCTCCTGCCACACAGACGACATCTCTGGGGGACAGGGCATCATCAACAGGGCCAGCTGGAAACCTGTGGTGGGAA GTATGAATGACTTCAGCTACCTGCACACTAACTGCTTTGAGCTGTCTGTCTTCCTGGGCTGTGACAAGTTTCCTCATGAGAGTGAGCTGCCTCTGGAGTGGGAGAACAACCGGGAGGCACTACTGTCCTTCATAGAACAG GTGCATCGTGGGATAAAGGGCATAGTGAGGGACATGGAGGGTAAACCCCTGGCCAACGCCACCATTTCTGTGGAGGGCATCAAGCACGATGTCAAGACTG CTGCCGCTGGTGACTACTGGCGGTTGTTGAACCCCGGGGAGTACCGTGTGACGGCTCGCGTTGACGGCCACACGCTCCAGACCCGGCTGTGCATTGTGGGCTACGACTCCGGGGCCACCCCCTGTAGCTTCACCCTGGCCAAGTCCAACTGGGACCGAATTAAGCAGATTATGGTCCTCCACGGCAAGAGGCCCATTCGGCTTGTTACCAAAGCACCCCCCCGGGCAGGAAGTGACATCAGCGGTGGGTCAGTTGGCAGCGTAGACACAACAAAGACGGGCGCCAGTGGCAGGATGGGCGGTAATTCGGCCAACTCCCATAATGCAGAGCGTCTCCGGCGGTTACGGCTGATGCGCCTACGCAAGATGCACCAGCAGAGACTCAGGGATAACCTCTCCACCACCACGACCGTTGCCACGACGACCACCACGTCGGCCCCCACAACGACGGCGGAGCTGGAGACAGAGAGCACTACTTCCTGGTATGACTCGTGGTTCCCTGTGGAGAGTTCGTACACAGAGCCCACACCTGCCGAGGTCCTCACAGAGATCCAGGAGTCAGAGCCTACACAGGACTACACCTTTGAGTACAAGTTCGATGATTACTAA
- the LOC106568484 gene encoding inactive carboxypeptidase-like protein X2 isoform X1 has translation MRGALLGLSVSLALCCCVLGWDGGVEGQDSAGVQTQVRQAGPMEHGREWEEEREDVMMDDPGTQVEEIKPKKKKSIEEVEAARAKKATEKEAKAKKQKANKAPKAPKPTKKPKATKAPKKPKATKAPKATKAPKVTKPKATKASKTTEWKEEGMKPVTRRPSQEEEEEKLLIELGRDRLDSRPSGPTPPSAGSKTLTEHVQDYWDTKLDRERTTTEVIMYVPEGTTVPWYEEYDYADLAAKKLEEEAEKAHKEKEEKVKRLRKKWEEEEEERLRQIPVHAEPKKCPPLGLESHRVDDDQLLASSQSHQGFSAQRGRLNMQSSGDEEGVYGGAWCAEPEEKNHWFEVDARREVEFTGVIVQGRNSDTAEDFVSTFYVSFSNDSRDWTVLHDGYAEWLFYGNVDRDSPVMVQFDWPTVARYIRILPQSWNGSLCLRVEVMACQLTSSFRSENEVNPTDNLDFRHHNYKDMRQMMKVINEECPNITRIYNIGKSSAGLKMYAMEISDNPGEHQTGEPEFRYTAGLHGNEALGRELLLLLMQFMCKEYNDNNPRVRRLVAGVRIHLVPSLNPDAYELAYEMGSEMGNWGLGHWTEEGYDIFQNFPDLNSVLWGAEDRGWVPRIVPNHHIPLPENFLNGSVALETKAIINWMERTPFVLGANLQGGEKVVAYPFDMQRPPKATGTLGSRRESNHEMNEETWARMQRQNGDALRETSDDTMFRWLAMSYAHSHLTMTETQRGSCHTDDISGGQGIINRASWKPVVGSMNDFSYLHTNCFELSVFLGCDKFPHESELPLEWENNREALLSFIEQVHRGIKGIVRDMEGKPLANATISVEGIKHDVKTAAAGDYWRLLNPGEYRVTARVDGHTLQTRLCIVGYDSGATPCSFTLAKSNWDRIKQIMVLHGKRPIRLVTKAPPRAGSDISGGSVGSVDTTKTGASGRMGGNSANSHNAERLRRLRLMRLRKMHQQRLRDNLSTTTTVATTTTTSAPTTTAELETESTTSWYDSWFPVESSYTEPTPAEVLTEIQESEPTQDYTFEYKFDDY, from the exons ATGAGGGGGGCATTGTTGGGTTTGTCGGTGTCTCTGGCCCTGTGTTGCTGTGTTCTTGGCTGggatggaggtgtagagggacAGGACTCCGCAGGTGTCCAGACACAGGTGAGACAGGCTGGACCTATGGAAcatgggagagagtgggaggaagagagagaggacgtTATGATGGACGACCCTGGCACGCAGGTGGAGGAGAtcaaaccaaagaagaagaaatCCATAGAGGAGGTGGAGGCAG CCAGGGCAAAGAAAGCCACAGAGAAGGAGGCCAAAGCCAAGAAGCAGAAAGCCAACAAGGCGCCCAAAGCCCCGAAACCCACTAAAAAACCCAAAGCCACCAAGGCACCCAAGAAGCCCAAGGCCACCAAGGCACCTAAAGCCACCAAGGCACCTAAGGTCACAAAGCCCAAAGCTACCAAGGCCTCCAAGACAACAGAATGGAAGGAGGAGGGGATGAAGCCGGTGACCAGAAGACCCagtcaggaagaggaggaggagaaactcCTGATTGAGCTGGGCCGGGACAGAc TAGACAGCAGACCCTCGGGACCCACACCTCCCTCTGCTGGCTCCAAGACCCTGACAGAGCATGTTCAAGATTACTGGGACACCAAGC tggacagagagaggaccaCCACTGAGGTCATCATGTATGTACCAG AGGGAACCACAGTGCCCTGGTACGAAGAGTATGATTATGCAGACT tggcaGCTAAAAAACtcgaggaggaggcagagaaagcTCACAAGGAGAAGGAGGAAAAAG TGAAGCGGCTGAGGAAGaagtgggaggaggaagaggaggagaggctgaggcagATCCCGGTACATGCCGAACCCAAGA AATGCCCTCCTCTAGGTCTGGAGTCCCATCGTGTTGACGATGACCAACTGCTGGCCTCTTCTCAGTCTCACCAAGGCTTCTCTGCTCAGCGGGGCAGGCTCAACATGCAG AGCTCCGGAGATGAGGAGGGTGTGTACGGGGGTGCGTGGTGTGCTGAGCCAGAGGAGAAGAACCACTGGTTTGAGGTGGACGCTCGCAGAGAGGTGGAGTTCACTGGAGTCATCGTACAGGGCAGGAACTCAGACACAGC gGAAGATTTTGTGTCCACGTTCTACGTGTCCTTCAGTAATGACAGTCGTGATTGGACGGTGCTCCATGACGGCTATGCTGAGTGG ttGTTCTATGGGAATGTGGATAGGGACTCTCCAGTGATGGTGCAGTTTGACTGGCCAACCGTGGCACGTTACATCCGTATCCTTCCCCAGAGCTGGAACGGCAGCCTGTGTCTCAGAGTTGAGGTCATGGCCTGCCAACTGACCA GCAGCTTCCGTAGTGAGAATGAGGTCAACCCCACAGACAACCTGGATTTCAGACACCACAACTATAAGGACATGAGACAG ATGATGAAGGTGATAAATGAGGAGTGTCCTAACATCACTAGGATCTATAACATTGGGAAGAGCTCTGCAGGCCTGAAGATGTATGCCATGGAGATCTCTGACAACCCCGGGGAACAccagacag GTGAGCCGGAGTTCCGCTACACGGCGGGTCTCCATGGTAATGAGGCACTGGGGCGGGAGCTGCTCCTCCTGCTGATGCAGTTCATGTGTAAGGAGTATAATGACAACAACCCTAGAGTGCGCCGCCTGGTGGCGGGAGTGAGAATACACCTGGTTCCCTCACTCAACCCAGACGCCTACGAACTGGCCTACGAGATG GGCTCTGAGATGGGGAACTGGGGTCTGGGCCACTGGACTGAGGAGGGATACGATATCTTCCAGAACTTCCCAGACCTCAACAGTGTTCTATggggggcagaggacagaggctgGGTCCCACGCATTGTACCTAATCACCACATCCCACTCCCAGAGAACTTCCTCAATGGCTCG gttGCCCTGGAAACCAAAGCCATTATTAACTGGATGGAGCGGACCCCATTTGTGTTGGGAGCCAATTTGCAGGGTGGAGAGAAAGTGGTGGCGTACCCGTTTGACATGCAGCGACCTCCAAAGGCTACAGGG ACTTTGGGGTCGCGGCGTGAGTCGAACCATGAGATGAATGAGGAAACGTGGGCCCGGATGCAGCGTCAGAACGGGGACGCGCTACGGGAGACGTCTGACGACACCATGTTCCGCTGGCTGGCCATGTCGTACGCCCACAGCCACCTAACCATGACGGAGACCCAGCGGGGCTCCTGCCACACAGACGACATCTCTGGGGGACAGGGCATCATCAACAGGGCCAGCTGGAAACCTGTGGTGGGAA GTATGAATGACTTCAGCTACCTGCACACTAACTGCTTTGAGCTGTCTGTCTTCCTGGGCTGTGACAAGTTTCCTCATGAGAGTGAGCTGCCTCTGGAGTGGGAGAACAACCGGGAGGCACTACTGTCCTTCATAGAACAG GTGCATCGTGGGATAAAGGGCATAGTGAGGGACATGGAGGGTAAACCCCTGGCCAACGCCACCATTTCTGTGGAGGGCATCAAGCACGATGTCAAGACTG CTGCCGCTGGTGACTACTGGCGGTTGTTGAACCCCGGGGAGTACCGTGTGACGGCTCGCGTTGACGGCCACACGCTCCAGACCCGGCTGTGCATTGTGGGCTACGACTCCGGGGCCACCCCCTGTAGCTTCACCCTGGCCAAGTCCAACTGGGACCGAATTAAGCAGATTATGGTCCTCCACGGCAAGAGGCCCATTCGGCTTGTTACCAAAGCACCCCCCCGGGCAGGAAGTGACATCAGCGGTGGGTCAGTTGGCAGCGTAGACACAACAAAGACGGGCGCCAGTGGCAGGATGGGCGGTAATTCGGCCAACTCCCATAATGCAGAGCGTCTCCGGCGGTTACGGCTGATGCGCCTACGCAAGATGCACCAGCAGAGACTCAGGGATAACCTCTCCACCACCACGACCGTTGCCACGACGACCACCACGTCGGCCCCCACAACGACGGCGGAGCTGGAGACAGAGAGCACTACTTCCTGGTATGACTCGTGGTTCCCTGTGGAGAGTTCGTACACAGAGCCCACACCTGCCGAGGTCCTCACAGAGATCCAGGAGTCAGAGCCTACACAGGACTACACCTTTGAGTACAAGTTCGATGATTACTAA